The Polaribacter sp. KT25b genome contains the following window.
GTTTTGATATTCTTTCTGGAGCAGAAAAACCAATGTTTGCAGGTCAAATAATTCAATATATTGTTACTCCAATTTTTGGAATAAAAACCAAATGGGTAACCGAAATTACACATGTAAAAGACTTGAATTATTTTGTAGATGAACAACGTTTTGGACCTTATGCTTTATGGCATCACAAACATTTTATTAAAGAAATTGATGGCGGCGTAGAAATGGAAGATATTATTGATTACAAAGTTCCTATGGGATTTTTAGGGCAATTAATTCATCCTTTTTTAGTAAAACCAAAACTAGAAGAAATCTTTGCTTACAGACAAAAAAAGTTGATTGAACTTTTTGGGGAGCATAAATAAATCACTAAAATCTATAAAATACATGAAAACAACAATTAACATTTTTTGGTTTAGAAGAGATTTACGTTTAGATGATAATTGTGGTTTATTTCACGCGCTTTCTTCGGATAAAAAAGTACTTCCTATTTTTATTTTTGATGAAGATATTCTTAAAAAACTACCAAAAGAGGATGCACGTGTTTCATTTATTCATCAGGAATTAAAAAACATTAACCAACAACTTTTAGAAATAAATAGCGGACTTTCTGTATTTCATGGAAAACCGATGGATATTTTTAAAGATTTATCAGAAAAATATATAATTAATACTGTTTTTACAAATCATGATTATGAGCCTTATGCACTAAAAAGAGATTTAGAAATTAAAGATTTTTTAGCGTCAAAAAACATCATTTTTAAAACATTTAAAGACCAAGTAATTTTTGAAAGAAATGAAATTGTAAAAAAAGACGGAACTCCTTATAAAGTGTACACTCCGTACTCTAAAAAATGGCTGGAAGCTTTTCACTCAAAAGGAATTCAGTTTTTTCCTTCGGATGAAAAGTTAGAAAATTTCATCAAAAGTGAAACTCATCAATTTTTATCATTAAAAGATATTGGGTTTACAAAATCCTCTATAAAAGTTGAATCCTATAAAATAAACGATAGTTTAATTGATAGCTACGAAGAAACTAGAAATTTCCCTGCAAAAAACAGTACTTCAAAACTAGGAACTCATTTACGTTTCGGAACAGTGAGCATCAGAAAAATGGTTGAAAAAGCTTCAAAAAGCAACAATATTACTTTCTTAAAAGAATTAATTTGGCGCGAATTTTTTATGCAAATTCTATGGCATTTTCCACACACAGTAAAAGATAGTTTTAAACCGCAATACGACCGCATTTTATGGCGAAATAACGAAGATGAATTTAATGCTTGGTGCAAAGGAGAAACAGGCTACCCACTAGTTGATGCAGGTATGAGAGAATTAAACCAAACAGGTTTTATGCATAACAGAGTTAGAATGTTAGTTGGTAGTTTTTTATGCAAACATTTATTGATAGATTGGAGATGGGGTGAAGCTTATTTTGCAGAAAAATTGCACGATTATGAGCAATCAAGTAATATTGGTAATTGGCAATGGGTTGCTGGTACTGGTGTTGATGCATCGCCATATTTTAGAATTTTTAATCCAACAACTCAGATTTTAAAGTTTGATAAAAACTTAGAATATATCAAAAAATGGGTTCCAGAGTTTCAAGAACTCACGTATTCTACGCAAATTGTAGAACATAAAATGGCAAGAGAACGTTGTTTAAAAACCTACAAAACAGCTCTACAAAAATTTTAATTTTATTTGATTGAAAAAAAATCATTTTTATCTTGCTAGATATTAATTTTAGTATTTAATTTGCGCACTCAAAATAAAAGCCGATGTAGCTCAGCTGGCTAGAGCAGCTGATTTGTAATCAGCAGGTCGTGGGTTCGAGTCCCTCCATCGGCTCAAATATTAAAAGTCTCAAAAAATTATTTTTTGAGACTTTTTTTTATAGAATAACCTCTTAATTCTACTACTTTCAAATTAGAAAATCTGCTCAAAATTCTTTATCTTGCAGAGTTGTGAAAATTTTAAGATAAAAATTATTTTATCCTTAATTTTTACACTAATTCTAACATAAAATCATAGAAACATGGCTAAAAAGGTAATTAAAGATCTTTTACAAGAAGTTTTAGATAGTTCTATGCAACAAATATCTGGACAAGACGCAACGTTTTTATATGCAGAATCTCCAACTAGCACTATGCATGTTGCAACTTTAACTATAGTAGAAGGTTCCATAGAATTCAATGATTTTAAAGAAATAGTAGCCTCAAAACTGCATTTAATTCCAAAGTTTAGAAAAAGGCTTTTAAATGTACCAATGAATTTAGACTATCCTTATTGGGTAGATGATCCTAATTTTGACATCGATTTACACATCAATAGATTAAAACTTCCAAATCCTGCAAACTGGAAAACTTTAAGAGAAATGACTTCTTCTTTTTTAGCAGCCCTTTAGATTTAAGAAAACCTTTGTGGTCTATTGATTTTATAGAAGGCTTAGACGAAGTTGCACAAGTACCAAAAGGTTCTATTGCAATTTTGTCTAAAATACATCATGTAATGATAGATGGAAGCTCTGGAGTTGGATTAATGAGTATTTTATTTGATAAAAACAAAGAAGAGAAAGAAAAAAAGCCTTCATCTCCTAAACCTTTTGAACCAGAACCTTTACCAGATGAAATTAGTTTATTAATAAAAAGTTCCTATAGTTTTTTTAAAAACCCGTTTAAAGTTCCTAAATTAATTGGTGAAACTGCATTTTCTTTCCTTAAAGTAAAAATGAATAATCAATTAAGAGTAAAAAGAACTTCGTTTAAAAGCTCTTACTCTACTCCAAAAACTATTTTTAATGAATGTGTTTCTCCTAAAAGAACTTGGGGAACAGCTATTTTAGCTTTCGACAGAATAAACAAACTTCGCAAAATTATAGATGTTAGTGTTAACGATTTAATTTTAGCAATTTGTGCTGGTGCAATTAGACGTTATTTAGAAGAAAAAGAAAAATTACCAGTACAACCTTTGGTTGCAAATGTTCCTATTTCTATTCGCACAAAAGGCGAAGAACAAAAAATGAATAATCAGATTTCTAATATGTTCATTAAAATTGGTACACATATTAAAAACCCTTTAGACCGCTTAGATTTTATACAAGAGCAAACTAGTTTAGGAAAATCTAAACACAAAGCTGTTGGCGCTAAAACACTTTCTAAAATGGCAGATGCTATGCCTTTTGGGTTGGCAAATTTAGCGGCAAGTTTGTATAGCAAATACAATATTAAAGAATTCCATAGACCGCCATTTAATGTTACTATTACCAATGTTCCTGGCCCACAAAATCCGCTTTATTTAAAAGGCCATAAAGTGGTAGGAATTTTTGGCTTAGCACCCGTTTTAGATGGTTTTGGTTTGATTATAGCCGCGTTTAGTTACAATGGTTTAGTTTCTATAACAACAACTTCTGATGCTAAAACAATGCCAGATGCCGATAAATTTTCTAGATATATTAGAGAATCTGCAAATGAACTAGAAGCACTTATTTTAACAAAAGAAAAACAAAAAACTGTTGAAAAAGTAAAAAAAATTAAAAGCTCAGTATTTTTTACCGCATTTAAAAAGTATTTAATTGCTGATAAAAATCTAAGAGAACAAATAATTGGTTTGTATGATTTTCATCTAAATTTAGGTGAATCAGAAATTAACTATCAACTAGCAGTTTTAAAAGAAACCGTTTCTGTAAAAAAGAAAAAAACAGCAAAACCTTCTGTAAAAATTATAATTGATGACAATTACCTCATCAATCTTCATAAAAAGAATTTATTATTAGAAGAAGCCATTATTCAAGAAAGATTATTTTTTACTGGTACAAAAAAGAATATTGATAAATTCTCACAAATACTTTCTGAATTTTTAGAAAAAAATTAATGAGTTTTAGTACCAACACATATAGAACGATTGATGATAAAACCATTTTTTATTACAAATGGCCATCAAAAAAAAACAGTACTTTAAAAGGAATTGTACAAATTTCTCATGGAGTTGGCGAACATGCAGGTAGATATCAACACTTTGCAACAACATTACAAAATGAAGGTTATGAAGTGTATGCAAACGATCATAGAATTCATGGTAAATCAGTAAAAAACCATGATTATTTAGGGTATTATGATGGCGATGATTATTTTTTAGATGCTTTAAATGATATGCGTCAACTTACAGAAATCATCAAAAAAGAACATCCGAATAAAAAAATAATTCTGTTTGGTCACAGCATGGGTTCTTTATTAAGTAGAAATTATGTTACTAAATATGGTGATGATTTAGATGCTTTAATTTTATCTGGAACTGCAAGTTTTATGAAAGGAATTGGTTCTTTTGGACTTATAAGCGCTAAATTTTTAGGAAAATTAAATGGCAAACACCGAAGTAATGAATTACTTAAAAATTTGTTTTTTACACAATTTAATAAAAAATTTAAACCCAACAGAACAAATGTAGACTGGATTAGTAGCGATGAGCATCAAGTAGATTTATTTGAAGCAGATCCGTTAAGAATTGAAGATTTTTCTTTAAGTGTTTTTAGAGATATTTTAAAAGGAACTAAAAAAGTTAATGAAACTAAAACTTTTAAAAACACACCAAAAGATTTACCCATTTTAATTTTTTCTGGTGATAAAGATCCTGTTGGTGAAATGGGAAAAGGTGTGATAAAAGTGGTAAATGCTTACAAAAAAGCGGATATTAAAGACCTTACATTAAATTTGTATGAAGGAGGCAGACATGAAATGTTAAACGAAATAAATAAAGATGAAGTTGAACATGATGTCATTAATTGGCTAAAAGAAAGAATGAAGGCTAAAATTTAAAAAATGGAAAATAACAAAATACTCTATACATCTTTTACAAAGCTTGCTTTAAAAGTTGCAATGTCTAAAGGCATGACTTTAAAAAAAGCAAAAGAAATCGTTATTTTAAAGTTTGAACTTCATCCTTTCGAAAAAATGATTGTTGGCCTTATTGATGAAAGTAAATTAATAAAAAAAGAAGTAAATACTTTATTAAATGAATGTATTTCTGTCTGTGAAGATTTTGGACCAGACAGAGATTATGTGACTTTAAATATTGTTTTAGAAAGAATTAGCAAAATTGAAGCCACAAAAAAAGGAACAAATGATATAGCGAATCAAGTTTTAAAAACCTTTAAAGAAAAGGTTGATGAAATAAACAAAAGAATAGAATCTCCTCCCCTCTTTAATGTATTGTTAGAAACAAGATCTGTTGTAGAATGGGTTTCAATGTTTGGCGTTTATCCATTTATACCAAAACACAAAGCAAGCAAAAACAAACCCGTTTTACTGATGCCTCCTTATTTAGGCAACGATAATTCTACTGCTTTTGTTAGAAAATATTTAAGATCCGTAGGTTTTAAAACTTACAAATGGGATTTAGGCGTAAATATGATTAACTCAAAATCATTGCCAAAATTGATAGAAAAACTAGATGAAATTTACGAAAAACATCAAGAAAAAGTAAGTCTTGTTGGCTGGAGTGGCGGTGGTATTTTCGCTAAAATAATTGCCAACAGACATCCAGAAAAAGTGGAACAATTAATTACAATTGGTTCTCCTGTTTGGGGCGTTAAAAATATGAAAACTCCTTTAGTTAGGTCTTTAGAATTTTTAAGAGGACGAAAACTAAGAGAAAGAAACGATAAGTTTATTAAAGAATTAGAAGAAATTCCGGATGTACCAGTAACTTGTATTTATACAAAAACCGATGGTCTTTTACCTTGGAAACACTGTATGGAAGCAGAAACATTAAGAAAAGATATAAACAATATCGAAGTTTTTGGCAGTCATTGTGGTATGGGCGCAAATGCTTCGGTTTTATTAACAGTTGCCAATTCTTTAAACACAAATATTACTGGCAAAAAACCAAAGGGAATTACAACTAAAATAGAAAGTTTATTTTTTCCTGAATTTTGGGAACAAAAAGGAATATCAAAATTTACGAACCTCTTTTTTAGTTAATTATGGAACATCACATAAAGAACATTATAGAGCATCCGAAGTTTCAAGAAAACCTTAAAACAATTGCTAAAGAGCAAAAAGTTTTATTTTCTGAAATTCAAAAAAAAGGAGCAGAATGTATTACAGAATTATATTCGCAACAACATCCTATTGCAAATATGTTATCTGTAAAAGGGTTTCAATTTATGATGTCTAAAGCGTATAATAACAAAATAGATATTGATCCAAAAGAAATAAAAAGTTTGATGAAATTAATGCGACAAAACTCAGTTGCGTTCATTTTAACACACAAAACCTATTTAGATACTGTTGTTTTAGTATCTACTTTAGCGCGTTACGGAATGCCAATTCCGTATACTTTTGGAGGAATTAATTTAGCGGTTCCTGGATTTAAACAATTAGGAAAAAACTCGGGTTTAATTTTTATCCGAAGAAGTTTTAAAGAAGACCAAATTTACAAAGCTGCTTTAAGGCATTACATTTCTTGTTTGATAGAAAATGGCGATCATTTAACGTGGAATATAGAAGGTACACGTTCTAGAACAGGCAAGATTGTATATCCACAAATGGGGATTTTAAAATACATTATGGAAGGTGAAAAAGAAAGCACAAGAAACATAAAATATGTTCCTGTTTCTATTGTGTATGATTTAATTCCGGATGTAAAAGAAATGACAGAAGAAGGAAAAGGTGTTGCAAAAAAATCTGAAAATATTGGTTCCTTCATCAATTATTTTAAAAAATTAGGAAATCAATATGGCAAAGCAGCCATAAGATTTGGCGAACCTGTAGACGCTGCTGCACATCAGAATGCCATCATTCCAGATATTGAAGAAGATAGTTATTCAGACACTAATTCTTTGCCTCGTTTTGCTTTTGAATTGATACATAAAGCAAACATGATTACTCCTGTAACTACAGTTTCATTAGTTTGTAATGTATTACTAAACAACTTTTCATTGACCAAAAGTGAGATAGAATTTAGTGTCATTAAATTAATGAATTATATTGAACAACGTAAAAAAGATGTTTTAATTGAACGAGGTAAAAGCATAGCCGCATCCGTACAAAAAGCATTGAATTTATTGCAGAGTTCAGGCATTATTCAAAAAAATAAAGCAGGTTATAAAACCCAATATAGTTTAGCACCAACAGAATTTTTATCTGCAACGTATTATGCAAATATGGCTTCTGTCCATCTGTATCACAGAGCCTTTATAGAAATGGCTTTGGTTAAAATAAAAGATGAAGAATCTTCGGATAGAATTCTTTCTTTTTGGACAGAAATAATGCGATTAAGAAATCTTTTTAAATTCGAGTTTTTCTACACTAACAAACCTAAATTTAGTAGCGAAATTGAAGCTGAGTTATTGTTGTTTGATAAAAACTGGAGAGCCATAATAAGTGACCCAAAAGGCGATATAAACAGCTTACTTTCTAGGCAAGAATTGTTTGTTTCTAAAGGATTATTATTAATTTATTTAGAAGCCAAAAAAGTAGTTTGTCATACTTTACATTCTTGGGATTTAGAGGATGATTTTTCTGAAGATGAATTTATAGAACTATGTCTTTTTAAAGGAAAAGAATTACACTGGCAAAATAGAATAAGCAGATTAGATAGTATATCCAAACCTTTTTTAATTAGTGCTTTACGTTTAGCAAAAAACAGTAAATTGACTCCTGTTGATAAAAAAATAGACACCAAAGAATTAGATATTTGGATGGATTTGCTAGACAATCTTACAGAACGTTTGCATTTTTTACAAAAACTAGAAATTCTAAATACTAAGAAATTAATCAACAAAAAAAATGGGGAAACAGCAACTGTTCCGGGAGCAGATTTAGATAGTGTTTCTAAAGATGTTTTAGAAGATGAAGAAGGCGCACATATTGCTGCATTTTTTGATTTAGACAAAACATTAATTAATGATTTTTCTGCCAAACAATTTTTAAAAACACGTTTATTAAGTGGTAAATCTACAGCCAAAGAATTGCTTTCTCAATTTGCAACCGTTTTAGTGTATGCTGCTGGAAATAGGGATTTTGAAATGCTTACAAAAATTTCTGCTTTAGGTGTAAAAGGCATTAAAGAAAAACAATTTATAGATTTAGGAGAAGAAGTATATCATGATTATTTAGCAAATACAATTTATCCTGAAGCCATAAACTTAATAGCCACACACATAGAAAAAGGACATAAAGTTGTGATTATTTCTGCTGCAACTCGCTACCAAATAACACCAATTGCAAATGAGCTTGGCATAAAAGATATTTTCTGCACAGAAATGGAAGTTAGAAAAGGGAAATTTACGGGTGTAATTTCAGAAATGTGTTGGCAAGAAGGAAAAGCAAGAGCTGGAAGAAAATTTGCAAAAGCAAATAATATTGATTTGTCTAAAAGTTTTTTCTATACTGATAGTATTGACGATTATCCTCTTTTAGAAATTGTAGGAAAACCAATAGCGACAAACGCTGATCATAAATTATCACAATTAGCTTTTGAAAATGATTGGAAAATTCTTCGTTTTAAAGAAACAAAAAAAATACCTTTGGTTAACGGTTTAAGAACTGGCTTAGCTGCCTCAAGTTTATACCCTTCTGCATTAAAAGGAATTATTAAAGGAACATTATCAATGTCTCATAAAGAAGGTATAAACACTACTATTTCTAGTATTGGCGATTTAGGTACTAGATTAGCAGGTTTAGATATTGTTGTAAAAAACAAACACAATTTAGAAGATCACAGACCGGCCGTTTTTTGTTTTAATCATCAATCTTCGGCAGA
Protein-coding sequences here:
- a CDS encoding WS/DGAT domain-containing protein; protein product: MWSIDFIEGLDEVAQVPKGSIAILSKIHHVMIDGSSGVGLMSILFDKNKEEKEKKPSSPKPFEPEPLPDEISLLIKSSYSFFKNPFKVPKLIGETAFSFLKVKMNNQLRVKRTSFKSSYSTPKTIFNECVSPKRTWGTAILAFDRINKLRKIIDVSVNDLILAICAGAIRRYLEEKEKLPVQPLVANVPISIRTKGEEQKMNNQISNMFIKIGTHIKNPLDRLDFIQEQTSLGKSKHKAVGAKTLSKMADAMPFGLANLAASLYSKYNIKEFHRPPFNVTITNVPGPQNPLYLKGHKVVGIFGLAPVLDGFGLIIAAFSYNGLVSITTTSDAKTMPDADKFSRYIRESANELEALILTKEKQKTVEKVKKIKSSVFFTAFKKYLIADKNLREQIIGLYDFHLNLGESEINYQLAVLKETVSVKKKKTAKPSVKIIIDDNYLINLHKKNLLLEEAIIQERLFFTGTKKNIDKFSQILSEFLEKN
- a CDS encoding wax ester/triacylglycerol synthase domain-containing protein, whose protein sequence is MAKKVIKDLLQEVLDSSMQQISGQDATFLYAESPTSTMHVATLTIVEGSIEFNDFKEIVASKLHLIPKFRKRLLNVPMNLDYPYWVDDPNFDIDLHINRLKLPNPANWKTLREMTSSFLAAL
- a CDS encoding deoxyribodipyrimidine photo-lyase, which gives rise to MKTTINIFWFRRDLRLDDNCGLFHALSSDKKVLPIFIFDEDILKKLPKEDARVSFIHQELKNINQQLLEINSGLSVFHGKPMDIFKDLSEKYIINTVFTNHDYEPYALKRDLEIKDFLASKNIIFKTFKDQVIFERNEIVKKDGTPYKVYTPYSKKWLEAFHSKGIQFFPSDEKLENFIKSETHQFLSLKDIGFTKSSIKVESYKINDSLIDSYEETRNFPAKNSTSKLGTHLRFGTVSIRKMVEKASKSNNITFLKELIWREFFMQILWHFPHTVKDSFKPQYDRILWRNNEDEFNAWCKGETGYPLVDAGMRELNQTGFMHNRVRMLVGSFLCKHLLIDWRWGEAYFAEKLHDYEQSSNIGNWQWVAGTGVDASPYFRIFNPTTQILKFDKNLEYIKKWVPEFQELTYSTQIVEHKMARERCLKTYKTALQKF
- a CDS encoding SRPBCC family protein, with the translated sequence MKIYTFHRKQKLPITLEKAWKFLSSPKNLKTITPDYMSFDILSGAEKPMFAGQIIQYIVTPIFGIKTKWVTEITHVKDLNYFVDEQRFGPYALWHHKHFIKEIDGGVEMEDIIDYKVPMGFLGQLIHPFLVKPKLEEIFAYRQKKLIELFGEHK
- a CDS encoding alpha/beta hydrolase, producing the protein MSFSTNTYRTIDDKTIFYYKWPSKKNSTLKGIVQISHGVGEHAGRYQHFATTLQNEGYEVYANDHRIHGKSVKNHDYLGYYDGDDYFLDALNDMRQLTEIIKKEHPNKKIILFGHSMGSLLSRNYVTKYGDDLDALILSGTASFMKGIGSFGLISAKFLGKLNGKHRSNELLKNLFFTQFNKKFKPNRTNVDWISSDEHQVDLFEADPLRIEDFSLSVFRDILKGTKKVNETKTFKNTPKDLPILIFSGDKDPVGEMGKGVIKVVNAYKKADIKDLTLNLYEGGRHEMLNEINKDEVEHDVINWLKERMKAKI
- a CDS encoding HAD-IB family hydrolase, whose protein sequence is MEHHIKNIIEHPKFQENLKTIAKEQKVLFSEIQKKGAECITELYSQQHPIANMLSVKGFQFMMSKAYNNKIDIDPKEIKSLMKLMRQNSVAFILTHKTYLDTVVLVSTLARYGMPIPYTFGGINLAVPGFKQLGKNSGLIFIRRSFKEDQIYKAALRHYISCLIENGDHLTWNIEGTRSRTGKIVYPQMGILKYIMEGEKESTRNIKYVPVSIVYDLIPDVKEMTEEGKGVAKKSENIGSFINYFKKLGNQYGKAAIRFGEPVDAAAHQNAIIPDIEEDSYSDTNSLPRFAFELIHKANMITPVTTVSLVCNVLLNNFSLTKSEIEFSVIKLMNYIEQRKKDVLIERGKSIAASVQKALNLLQSSGIIQKNKAGYKTQYSLAPTEFLSATYYANMASVHLYHRAFIEMALVKIKDEESSDRILSFWTEIMRLRNLFKFEFFYTNKPKFSSEIEAELLLFDKNWRAIISDPKGDINSLLSRQELFVSKGLLLIYLEAKKVVCHTLHSWDLEDDFSEDEFIELCLFKGKELHWQNRISRLDSISKPFLISALRLAKNSKLTPVDKKIDTKELDIWMDLLDNLTERLHFLQKLEILNTKKLINKKNGETATVPGADLDSVSKDVLEDEEGAHIAAFFDLDKTLINDFSAKQFLKTRLLSGKSTAKELLSQFATVLVYAAGNRDFEMLTKISALGVKGIKEKQFIDLGEEVYHDYLANTIYPEAINLIATHIEKGHKVVIISAATRYQITPIANELGIKDIFCTEMEVRKGKFTGVISEMCWQEGKARAGRKFAKANNIDLSKSFFYTDSIDDYPLLEIVGKPIATNADHKLSQLAFENDWKILRFKETKKIPLVNGLRTGLAASSLYPSALKGIIKGTLSMSHKEGINTTISSIGDLGTRLAGLDIVVKNKHNLEDHRPAVFCFNHQSSADFFIILKLLRKDVTGIAKKELEITPFGPIFKAMGAIFIDRSNKRKALESMKNASEILKKGTSVAIAPEGTRSGSKTLGEFKKGAFHLAMKGGVPIVPIVIKNAYMAMPKGSKMFNPTHIEVVILDPIDTSEWKPKNINIYLNDVRNLFLKELEN
- a CDS encoding alpha/beta fold hydrolase; translation: MENNKILYTSFTKLALKVAMSKGMTLKKAKEIVILKFELHPFEKMIVGLIDESKLIKKEVNTLLNECISVCEDFGPDRDYVTLNIVLERISKIEATKKGTNDIANQVLKTFKEKVDEINKRIESPPLFNVLLETRSVVEWVSMFGVYPFIPKHKASKNKPVLLMPPYLGNDNSTAFVRKYLRSVGFKTYKWDLGVNMINSKSLPKLIEKLDEIYEKHQEKVSLVGWSGGGIFAKIIANRHPEKVEQLITIGSPVWGVKNMKTPLVRSLEFLRGRKLRERNDKFIKELEEIPDVPVTCIYTKTDGLLPWKHCMEAETLRKDINNIEVFGSHCGMGANASVLLTVANSLNTNITGKKPKGITTKIESLFFPEFWEQKGISKFTNLFFS